One segment of Babylonia areolata isolate BAREFJ2019XMU chromosome 24, ASM4173473v1, whole genome shotgun sequence DNA contains the following:
- the LOC143299007 gene encoding histone PARylation factor 1-like codes for MATPSKVDLKPVCKYGAKCYRKNEQHLKQYRHPKRSEEDTDDHDEPPKKKKKEANAPKAKAGTIEQYFGKKKTKDAEEDKDEEASTSKSAEDKTPDQSPEERDSKEEDEPASDVNEDASDEEEDAAEMPASPVDVRENIKQKFLVEMPEDFYDFWKLCKKLNEEDPLEALQDTLGFTLVGPYDVLAGRHKDVEKNSTGRRPNFLLHWRYYYDPPELLTIIKGDNDKQFHLGYFRDVPSEMPVFVAANSANDNGIMTPRGENLFAAVSYYIGEMLKDKKLSGDMKKSLHKLQESVTSAASEGGYTLELKTKGMKERDKKVVTKTFHGAGLVVPVDENEVGYRPVPETPGDLKKMFAKIRDSKSEAERDKHTEPLQEIITFIQFANDECDYGEGIELGLDLFTFGGKCFHSPINCLLSLGYQLVGRPEYSKIIEAHLKRRSHSAELSQID; via the exons ATGGCGACACCTTCGAAAGTAGACTTGAAACCTGTGTGCAAGTATGGTGCAAAGTGCTACCGCAAGAACGAACAACATCTCAAGCAATATCGACATCCAAAGCGATCGGAAGAGGAT ACAGATGATCATGATGagcccccaaaaaagaaaaagaaagaggcaaATGCACCGAAAGCCAAAGCAGGAACAATAGAACAGTATTttgggaagaagaaaacaaaggatgctgaagaagacaaagatgaagaGGCTAGTACATCAAAATCAGCAGAGGACAAAA CTCCAGACCAATCTCCAGAAGAGAGAGATTCCAAAGAGGAGGATGAACCAGCATCAGATGTGAATGAAGATGCCagtgatgaagaagaggatgcaGCAGAAATGCCTGCATCCCCTGTGGATGTCCGGGAAAACATCAAACAAAAGTTTCTAGTGGAAATGCCTGAAGATTTTTATGATTTCTGGAAATTGTGCAAAAAGCTGAATGAAGAAGATCCATTAG AGGCTCTGCAAGACACCCTGGGGTTTACCCTGGTGGGTCCATACGATGTGTTGGCTGGCCGGCACAAAGATGTGGAAAAGAACAGCACTGGGCGCCGCCCTAACTTTCTGCTGCACTGGCGCTACTATTATGACCCGCCTGAGCTTTTGACCATCATCAAGGGGGATAATGATAAACAGTTTCATCTTGGTTATTTCAG AGATGTCCCCTCTGAGATGCCAGTGTTTGTAGCAGCCAACAGTGCCAATGACAACGGAATTATGACACCAAGGGGAGAGAACCTTTTTGCTGCAGTCAG TTACTACATTGGAGAAATGCTGAAAGACAAAAAGCTGTCTGGGGACATGAAGAAATCACTACACAAGCTGCAGGAATCAGTCACATCAGCAGCGTCAGAAGGTGGCTACACCTTGGAACTGAAAACCAAGGGAATGAAGGAGAGGGACAAAAAGGTGGTCACCAAGACCTTCCATGGCGCAGGACTGGTGGTACCTGTGGACGAGAACGAGGTGGGCTACAGGCCTGTACCTGAGACCCCAG GGGACCTGAAGAAGATGTTTGCAAAGATCCGTGACAGTAAGTCGGAGGCAGAGCGAGACAAGCACACGGAGCCTCTGCAAGAAATCATCACATTCATTCAGTTCGCCAATGACGAGTGTGACTATGGCGAGGGTATAGAGCTTGGCCTTGACCTCTTCACCTTTGGGGGGAAGTGTTTTCATTCACCTATCAACTGTTTGCTGTCTCTGGGTTATCAGTTGGTCGGCCGACCCGAGTACAGCAAAATAATTGAGGCACACTTGAAGAGGAGATCTCATTCCGCTGAGCTCAGTCAGATAGACTAG